Proteins encoded in a region of the Anguilla anguilla isolate fAngAng1 chromosome 10, fAngAng1.pri, whole genome shotgun sequence genome:
- the LOC118206336 gene encoding aquaporin-3-like: MGKQKFYLDKLARTFQIRNRLLRQGLAECLGTLILVMFGCGAVAQVVLSAGSHGLFLTVNFAFGFGATLGILVCGQVSGGHLNPTVTFAQCLLGREPWIKFPVYFLFQTLGAFLGSGVIFGLYYDAMWDFGKNDLIVVGEKATAGIFATYPSNHLTLLNGFFDQLIGTAALIVCILAIVDPYNNPIPRGLEAFTVGFVVLVIGLSMGFNSGYAVNPARDFGPRLFTALAGWGREVFTAHSYWFFVPIFAPFLGTVVGVLVYQLTVGFHVEGEARDKMEATEDERIKLSNVATKDAA; the protein is encoded by the exons ATGGGGAAGCAGAAGTTCTACCTGGACAAACTGGCCCGGACGTTCCAGATCCGCAACCGGCTGCTTAGGCAAGGCCTGGCCGAGTGCCTGGGGACCCTCATCCTGGTG ATGTTCGGCTGTGGCGCGGTGGCCCAGGTGGTGCTGAGCGCTGGCTCTCATGGCTTGTTCCTCACGGTGAACTTCGCCTTCGGCTTCGGCGCCACTCTGGGTATCCTGGTCTGCGGACAGGTTTCAG GTGGCCATCTGAACCCCACTGTGACCTTCGCCCAGTGCCTACTCGGGAGAGAACCATGGATAAAGTTCCCAGTGTACTTCCTGTTTCAAACCCTGGGGGCCTTCTTGGGTTCTGGAGTCATTTTCGGCTTGTACTACG ATGCAATGTGGGACTTCGGCAAAAACGATCTCATTGTTGTTGGGGAAAAAGCCACAGCCGGGATCTTTGCCACCTACCCTTCAAATCATCTGACCCTCCTCAATGGTTTCTTTGACcag CTGATTGGCACGGCGGCACTGATCGTGTGCATCCTGGCGATCGTGGACCCTTACAACAACCCCATCCCCCGGGGCCTGGAGGCCTTCACCGTGGGCTTTGTGGTGCTGGTCATCGGCCTGTCCATGGGCTTCAACTCTGGATACGCCGTCAACCCGGCCAGGGACTTCGGACCCCGTCTCTTCACCGCTCTGGCAGGCTGGGGCAGGGAGGTGTTCAC GGCCCATTCATACTGGTTCTTCGTGCCCATTTTTGCCCCCTTCCTGGGCACAGTGGTAGGGGTGCTGGTGTACCAGCTGACGGTGGGTTTCCACGTGGAGGGAGAGGCGCGGGACAAGATGGAGGCGACAGAAGACGAGCGTATCAAGCTGTCGAACGTCGCGACCAAAGATGCGGCGTGA